taaaataccAGTTTACACATGTATTCTTTATACCAGCATTAAATGTATGAAAACAGCAAAtggttttgatttttaaaactGTTACCTTTTCAGAGAACTTGTCTGACAGACAACAAATGATTCTGGCTTACCGTGGACTTCAATATCACCGGAAAGAAAAACCCTAACAATAAAAAAGTGGTTTAAGAAAGTCCTTATTCCAGTTTCCGAGAGTTCTTCTGTACTTTCATGGGTGTGCGAATGCCTGCATACATCAACATGTTCACCTCACTTGCTGGGTAAATCTGGCTGAGCCTCAGGCAGctacacacatttcaaaccaacaGGAGCGAGCGACAGAAATGGCTTCCGGAtaacactttcaaaataaaatccataATCTACATGTCTCAAAAGTAGTTATTCAAATTAAAGCTGTATTAACAAGGAAtctgaaataaacaaaacacatttccttgaggtgtattaatttgttttactcCTTTCGCAATACagtaatacatacataaaatatgaaaaaataaagctcaCAAAAATGCTTGAACATAATTTAAAATCACTTCAAAAGATATGGAAGATGCTGTAATTCATGATTTAAGACATCATTCTGAATTAAATATAGGTATGTATTATAACTGATGACTTACCAGCTTTAAAACCCTTTTGTATTAATGTCTTGTCTCCAATTATTAAAATTCTTCAGTCACTAAGTAGGTTTTATTAGAAATAATTTATTGTATTTGCATAAAATATAAACAAGTCCAGATGAGCGTGGCATTGGCTTATATGGGATTTGCTGTAGAATCAGCTGCATTTATTTTGGTATAAATGTGATTATGTTCTAGGAGAAGCGTCAAAAAAGGGTGGGGAAGTTACTCATAGGAAAGGCAGAACAGCAGGTGCAGTGATCAGTGAAACACGACAATACCTGTAAATGGAGAGATAAAAGACATCAATTTAGAGATGTAAAATTGTGTCCTGGATGCATTAACAACCCAGACAATCTTCAAACTACACATGACAGAGCCCAAAGGCCTGTAGTTTACATAAGCTGTTGGAAAAATTgtcttgattttttattttaactataAACTATGCCTTACTTTGAACTCTTATACTTTTCCCTGATGGCCTGTAGTGGGTGACTCTCTGCATTGAGGTATAGCTTGTGGAGGTCAGTCATGCAAGGCACAATTTCAGCCGTGGTATAACCGGTAAAGACATGTAAGGAATCGGGCTacaatatgagaaaaaaaataaccttaaGTTACATTTTGGCTAATTCTGTGAGAAATTCTCATAAAAAAGGGACAAGACATTGATCTGGACAAACTTACCCAGAGAGATTTGTTTACAGTGTAAGTGGCTAGGCAGTAGGCTCCAGCTGCCACTATAGATGGGGTATACTGCAGGAATGGATCAATTTCCAGCAGGCTTAACTCTGCTATATACtagaagcagaaaaaaaaaacacatcaacaaaTCAAAATACGATCAAGGGACATGGAAAAATGAAACTTCAAAGGCAGTGGGCACAAATGTAAATTCTAGCTGGCATTTGAGTTATTGATTTTGCTCACCAGGGCAAGGTTCTCTGTGTTGGCACCGACTGAGTGGATGGACATGAAAAGGCGAAGGAACTGGTTTGTGGTAGGGGCTGCCATCTTGAATGCCAGCCTTTTTAGGAAAACATGCTCCATCTGAACCAGCTGCCTCTTAGTGTAGGTGCTGTCTGTCGTGTACACAAACTCGTTCAGCTCAGGAGGGAAGATCTCTTCATATTTTCTACAAGGTGATAGATCAGGCAACATCAGCTTGTAAATTGTCATCcattattaacccttgtgttgtcctcccagTGACCATGAAGTCGCTGTCCTGTAACTTGTTGCTTTGTTTGATGCTTTTGCcgcttttttaaacatttatttcaatgtttttttttattcctggtcaataaacctaattcaaATGACATTATACCAAATGTTTTagataaaaaagcagaaattatgaattatttttgactaatagttaagatcagaggatgttgaatgaatcacagactggtttatgtcaaagatTAGTCAGTACACTTTTATAAAAccatttataaaatgtttttcaaatgctatgaaattgaataaaacacccaaaatgcaaTGGAAGTAATCAATAATTTTACCTGTGAAGAACGTTTCATGGtttccatacaacgtacatgcatccaagttattttggggcaatttggttgtaagaaacccatatttccgATATAACAAAATtggaaaacgggtcaaatttgacccggggaaaacacaagagatAAGTCAATTCAACTCCATAAGCTGATGCATACCATGACCACAACATGTTTTTAACGAATCAGTGACTGGACAGGAAACATGTCAACAAATTGTTAGAAAGACAGACTTGCTTACGCAGCAATCATTAATGCAGCTGTGCCGACCAGCTGCAGCTTTCCCCGTTTCACATATGCTGTGCAGGTGAGAAAGCGGTCCAAATAGTTGACAGCAAGGTGCAGAGTTTCAGAACCAAGCTTGTATTCCTGGACGACTTCCACCAGCC
This genomic interval from Perca flavescens isolate YP-PL-M2 chromosome 13, PFLA_1.0, whole genome shotgun sequence contains the following:
- the ccna1 gene encoding cyclin-A1 isoform X1, producing the protein MMNFSTNAHCGSHTSKENISPPSKIDALQVHRAKQRTVLGVLSENDQRGRSFSQGSQFSKHSSISDSSQLTFLGRPSSSTFDVYVEEACEVVLAESGQEVVSDSYYLDAETSALQNPDLGFLLELSSSSCQDASMQSEPDKSLMSQEVLCVSEYAEDIHLHLRESELRSRPRPGYLDRHPEITNGMRVILVDWLVEVVQEYKLGSETLHLAVNYLDRFLTCTAYVKRGKLQLVGTAALMIAAKYEEIFPPELNEFVYTTDSTYTKRQLVQMEHVFLKRLAFKMAAPTTNQFLRLFMSIHSVGANTENLALYIAELSLLEIDPFLQYTPSIVAAGAYCLATYTVNKSLWPDSLHVFTGYTTAEIVPCMTDLHKLYLNAESHPLQAIREKYKSSKYCRVSLITAPAVLPFL
- the ccna1 gene encoding cyclin-A1 isoform X2, with the translated sequence MNFSTNAHCGSHTSKENISPPSKIDALQVHRAKQRTVLGVLSENDQRGRSFSQGSQFSKHSSISDSSQLTFLGRPSSSTFDVYVEEACEVVLAESGQEVVSDSYYLDAETSALQNPDLGFLLELSSSSCQDASMQSEPDKSLMSQEVLCVSEYAEDIHLHLRESELRSRPRPGYLDRHPEITNGMRVILVDWLVEVVQEYKLGSETLHLAVNYLDRFLTCTAYVKRGKLQLVGTAALMIAAKYEEIFPPELNEFVYTTDSTYTKRQLVQMEHVFLKRLAFKMAAPTTNQFLRLFMSIHSVGANTENLALYIAELSLLEIDPFLQYTPSIVAAGAYCLATYTVNKSLWPDSLHVFTGYTTAEIVPCMTDLHKLYLNAESHPLQAIREKYKSSKYCRVSLITAPAVLPFL
- the ccna1 gene encoding cyclin-A1 isoform X3 — its product is MMNFSTNAHCGSHTSKENISPPSKIDALQVHRAKQRTVLGVLSENDQRGRSFSQGSQFSKHSSISDSSQLTFLGRPSSSTFDVYVEEACEVVLAESGQEVVSDSYYLDAETSALQNPDLGFLLELSSSSCQDASMQSEPDKSLMSQEVLCVSEYAEDIHLHLRESELRSRPRPGYLDRHPEITNGMRVILVDWLVEVVQEYKLGSETLHLAVNYLDRFLTCTAYVKRGKLQLVGTAALMIAATYTKRQLVQMEHVFLKRLAFKMAAPTTNQFLRLFMSIHSVGANTENLALYIAELSLLEIDPFLQYTPSIVAAGAYCLATYTVNKSLWPDSLHVFTGYTTAEIVPCMTDLHKLYLNAESHPLQAIREKYKSSKYCRVSLITAPAVLPFL